A genomic segment from Malaclemys terrapin pileata isolate rMalTer1 chromosome 1, rMalTer1.hap1, whole genome shotgun sequence encodes:
- the LOC128840501 gene encoding LOW QUALITY PROTEIN: enhancer of mRNA-decapping protein 4-like (The sequence of the model RefSeq protein was modified relative to this genomic sequence to represent the inferred CDS: inserted 3 bases in 2 codons): MASTQNLNQEHWIRGSSRHLQDVQIRFQPLHSPDMAAPIPPHGSHEDFTFPDHPADLGAEGLGSEKGSVHGSQPDLQRIADLPVPADFLALSNDAKPKLMTPDAFMTPSTSLQQIAMSPGSSVTSLTAVTAMSSTSVTDPAVPRPSDRDLTLSPKTQLDTSLTLSSSSSSLQTSPRNHSVLIPGLPDKLTPKAPVPVTPANPPLALELQEVEPLVVAQASPTRERSPDVISSASTAMSQDIPEIASETLQRSFAAAPAGLPAEVLEPNHHADSMASATSALHLLSPRNWHSSKHSQHSLDMAPGEVDRLTTLSLLETALTQENASSNSVVSQPWPAAPDITRETRNSTADSPRDDIAEKHKSSSYHRHSYHLLQHDSQDASVEQSDHDDEVASLASTSGRFGAKVSAQRLPVKDWKAKVSPRASPKLKQKGKKDDGDVTQFPRSCNHQVTTECQDKLMSLLRSQQRELTELRQNQMELMQRLTDHLDAVQSSLMGHMERVIDSQQEQEQWRLDQALTEGQQQNGQLQEHLSQQLSQSLSTAACNLLERTIREEMKKMVPQCISKSLDPVTGQLSNTIAAKLTAIEGTLKENVTKLVKSKNLTDAIARAAADALQGPIQSAYRXFQSVVLLTFEKTCQSMFQQINDTFKQGTQEYIQQLETHMKNKMACEQEAQDSLLGQLRQLISTFQSNTDQLASTITTSVHTEVQHQLHIIVGNMQDSILTQVQRVIKGEVSLAMKEQQAANTSSIVQAMRSAAGTPIPSAHLDFQSQQTHVLQLLQQGRLNQAFQQALTXNLVLYVCEMVDCQQMFGQPPCPLSQPVLLSLIQQLSSDLGICTELKLNYLEEAAMHLDYSDPITRDHMGLVKNQVRQKLFQFLQAEPHNTLSKPARRLMIMLQGLVTPSMT, from the exons ATGGCGTCCACGCAG AACCTAAATCAGGAGCACTGgatcaggggcagctccaggcacctgcAGGATGTGCAGATCCGATTCCAACCTCTTCATAGTCCAGATATGGCTGCACCAATCCCTCCCCACGGCTCCCATGAAGATTTCACGTTTCCAGACCACCCGGCTGACCTGGGCGCAGAAGGGCTGGGATCGGAGAAGGGGTCCGTCCATGGCTCCCAACCAGACTTACAACGCATTGCAGACCTGCCCGTGCCAGCAGATTTTCTTGCCCTCTCCAATGATGCCAAACCCAAGCTGATGACCCCAGATGCGTTCATGACCCCAAGCACATCTCTTCAGCAGATTGCCATGTCACCGGGAAGCAGCGTCACTTCCCTGACTGCAGTCACAGCCATGAGCAGCACTTCCGTCACTGACCCTGCTGTGCCCAGGCCatctgatagg GACCTGACTTTGAGCCCAAAGACGCAGTTGGACACCAGCCTGACGctgagcagcagtagcagcagtcTCCAGACGAGTCCTAGGAACCATTCAGTCCTTATCCCTGGACTCCCTGACAAGCTGACCCCAAAGGCCCCAGTCCCGGTCACTCCAGCAAAcccccctctggctctggagctgcaggaagtggagcCCCTTGTGGTAGCTCAGGCCTCACCCACCCGTGAGCGCTCCCCAGATGTCATTTCCTCGGCCTCCACGGCCATGTCCCAGGATATCCCAGAGATCGCCTCTGAGACGCTGCAGCGCAGCTTTGCCgcagccccggccgggctccctGCAGAGGTGCTGGAGCCCAACCACCATGCGGACAGCATGGCCTCTGCCACCTCGGCCTTGCACCTGCTGTCCCCAAGGAACTGGCACAGCTCCAAGCACAGCCAGCACTCCCTGGACATGGCCCCCGGGGAGGTGGACAGGCTGACCACACTCTCGTTACTGGAGACTGCTTTAActcaggaaaatgcatcttcCAACAGCGTCGTGAGCCAGCCATGGCCAGCGGCCCCCGACATCACCAGGGAAACCAGGAACAGCACAGCAGACAGCCCAAGGGATGACATTGCAGAGAAGCACAAGAGCTCTTCCTATCACAGGCACAGCTACCACCTGCTGCAGCACGACAGCCAGGATGCCAGCGTGGAGCAAAGTGACCATGATGATGAAGTTGCAAGTTTGGCTTCTACATCAGGCAGGTTTGGTGCTAAAGTATCTGCACAGAGGCTGCCTGTGAAGGACTGGAAAGCCAAGGTGTCCCCTCGGGCTTCCCCCAAGCTCAAACAGAAGGGCAAGAAAGATGACGGAGATGTGACCCAGTTCCCAAGGTCATGTAATCACCAGGTGACCACCGAGTGCCAGGATAAGCTGATGTCTCTGCTGCGGAGCCAACAGAGGGAGCTCACGGAGCTGAGACAGAACCAGATGGAACTAATGCAGAGACTCACTGACCACCTGGATGCTGTGCAGAGCTCCCTCATGGGTCACATGGAACGAGTGATTGATTCTCAGCAAGAACAAGAGCAGTGGAGGCTGGACCAAgctctgacagaggggcagcagcagaacGGGCAGCTCCAGGAGCACCTGTCCCAGCAGCTCTCGCAATCCCTCTCCACTGCTGCGTGCAATCTCCTGGAGAGGACCATCCGCGAGGAGATGAAGAAGATGGTGCCCCAGTGCATTTCCAAGAGCCTGGACCCTGTCACTGGCCAGCTAAGCAATACGATTGCCGCCAAGCTCACGGCTATCGAGGGGACATTGAAGGAAAACGTCACCAAGCTAGTGAAATCAAAGAACCTGACAGATGCCATTGCGAGGGCAGCAGCGGATGCTCTGCAGGGGCCCATCCAGTCAGCGTACAG GTTCCAGAGCGTTGTGTTGCTGACGTTTGAGAAGACCTGCCAGTCCATGTTCCAGCAAATCAACGACACCTTCAAGCAGGGGACGCAGGAATATATCCAGCAGCTCGAGACTCACATGAAGAACAAGATGGCGTGCGAGCAGGAGGCCCAAGACTCCTTGCTGGGCCAGCTCCGGCAGCTGATCAGCACCTTCCAGAGCAACACAGATCAGCTGGcctccaccatcaccaccagCGTGCACACCGAAGTGCAGCATCAGCTGCACATCATTGTGGGCAACATGCAGGACTCTATTCTGACCCAGGTGCAGAGGGTCATCAAGGGAGAGGTGAGCCTGGCCATGAAGGAGCAGCAAGCGGCCAACACCTCGAGCATCGTGCAGGCCATGCGCTCTGCAGCAGGCACGCCCATCCCCTCTGCTCACCTGGACTTCCAGTCTCAGCAGACTCAcgtcctgcagctgctgcagcagggccgCCTCAACCAGGCTTTCCAGCAGGCTCTCA GCAACCTGGTCTTATACGTCTGTGAGATGGTGGATTGTCAGCAGATGTTTGGACAGCCCCCATGTCCACTCTCCCAGCCCGTCCTCCTATCTCTCATTCAGCAGCTCTCCTCAGATCTGGGCATCTGCACCGAACTGAAACTGAACTACCTGGAGGAGGCAGCGATGCACTTGGACTACAGCGACCCCATCACCCGAGACCACATGGGGTTGGTCAAGAACCAGGTGCGGCAGAAGCTCTTCCAGTTCCTGCAGGCGGAGCCCCACAACACCCTGAGCAAGCCGGCCCGCCGCCTCATGATCATGCTTCAGGGCCTGGTCACCCCCAGCATGACCTAA
- the ALOX5AP gene encoding arachidonate 5-lipoxygenase-activating protein, translated as MDHEVLGSIVLLAIVSLISVLQNAFFATKVEHESKNYNGKTFQRAGSSAFERVFTANQNCRDAYPTFLVVLWCAGLLCSQAAAAFAGLIYLFVRQKYFVGYLGERTQSTPGYIFGKRIISFLFLMSVAGILNYYLVLIFGSDFEVYIKTVTNTISPLLLIP; from the exons atggaccatgaagtGCTGGGGAGCATTGTCCTCCTAGCAATAGTCAGCCTTATCAGTGTTCTCCAAAATG CCTTTTTTGCAACCAAAGTGGAGCATGAAAGCAAGAACTATAACGGCAAGACTTTCCAGCGGGCTGGATCTTCGGCCTTTGAGCGTGTCTTCACTGCCAA CCAAAACTGCAGAGATGCATACCCGACGTTTCTTGTTGTGCTTTGGTGTGCTGGGCTGCTTTGTAGCCAAG ctgctgctgcctttgctggATTGATATACTTGTTTGTGAGGCAAAAGTACTTTGTTGGCTATCTGGGAGAGAGGACACAAAG cACTCCTGGTTACATATTTGGAAAACGCATCATATCATTCCTGTTCCTTATGTCTGTTGCTGGGATCCTCAACTATTATCTTGTCCTCATTTTTGGAAGTGACTTTGAAGTGTATATAAAAACTGTAACCAACACCATCTCCCCACTGCTACTCATTCCTTAA